CTCACAACTTCAAACTTTAGTTAAAAATTTAAAACACTATCAGGGAATAAAATAATGAAAAAACTTACACTATTCTTGGCTTTTGCCTTGGCTTTAGTTCTAAGCGGATGCGGCACAAAAAGACAATATTTTGAGCCTGCGCAAACTTCTGGTGAGATATCTTTGTCAAAAGATCTTCCTTCTTACATCAAATCAGCAAATGCAAATGGCGCAACGCTTGATAATGGCAACATCATCACGAAAAATGGGCTAAACAAAAGCATTACCTTGCCTGAAAATTTCAATTTCTTAAACGAAAACAACGGCTTTGTCATCTCAGCTAGCATAAATGGCGATCTAAACGTGACTGATCCTAGCGGCCACAGCGTTTATAGTGGTAAATTTCCAACTGCGATCGTAGCAGCCTCGCTTGATCAAAACCAACTTGCAGCTATCAGCGCATCAAACCACATCTATCTAATCGATATCAACACAGCTACGACACTAATGGAGTATAGCTCATCTGATATCGCAGCGGTTGATTCAAGAGTTGTTGCACCTTACTTTATGAGCTCACTTATCGTCTATCCAGCGCTTGATGGTAAAATTTACATCGTACAAAAAGAGACTGGTAGAATTTTGCGCGACGTTGTCGTAAGCTCTGAAAATTTCTTTAACAACATCATATTTTTAGGCGTTGAGGGTGATAACCTAATCGCAGCAACAGCCAAAAAACTAATCGTCATCAACCCAAGCCAGACAGTTTATTATGACGGCGAGATCAAAGATGTGCTAGTTCATAACGATGAAATTTACATCTTTAAAAAAGATGGCACGATCATAAGAACAGACCTCATGCTAAAAGAGCAAAATAAGGTAAATTTCAAATTTGCTATCTTTTCAGCGGCTACTATCATCAACAATAAGCTCTATGTCATCGAAAAAACAGGCTATGTTATAAAGACAAATTTAGACCTTAGCGGAGCTGAAATTTACGAGTTTAGCGACGAGATAAAAGATAAAAGCTTCATGGGTAATGGCGCATTTTACTATGATAATGAGTATGTTAATCTAGGGCAATGAGCCAGAAAATTTGGGAGCTTTTTGAAGCTAAAAAGATCTTGCTAAGAGATATAAAAAGGCTTGATCTTAGTGAATTTACCAAGAAACGCTCACTTGAGGCGTTTTTTGGTGTTGATACAAAAAATTTCTACGAGATCGTTTTTTTAAGAAGTGCAAAAAGCAGGCTTTTACTTAAAGAAGCCGGCGAGATAAATGAAATTTGCACTAAATTTGAGGATAAATTTCAAACCAAGATCAAAAAACGTGTGATCTTTTACAACTCTCAAATTTGCTCAAAATCCCTAAACTACTTCAAAGAGCAAGGCTGGAGCTGTTATGATTTTGTGTGATATAGGTAATACCAACGCCTCTTTTTTGCAAAATGGCAAGATCACACACATAAAAGTTAGCGAATTTAAAAACTACAAGCCAGATGAAAAGGTCTATTTTATCTGTGTAAATGAAGAAATTTTACACATGGTAGATAAGGATGAAATGTTTGTAAATTTAGAGTCTTACTTTGAGATAGACACGATTTATCAGGGGCTTGGAGTAGATAGAAAAGCGGGTTGTTATATGATAAATGATGGCGTTATAGTAGATGCTGGAAGTGCTATCACCGTTGATATAATGGCAAACTCACTTCATCTTGGCGG
This genomic stretch from Campylobacter concisus harbors:
- a CDS encoding L-seryl-tRNA selenium transferase translates to MKKLTLFLAFALALVLSGCGTKRQYFEPAQTSGEISLSKDLPSYIKSANANGATLDNGNIITKNGLNKSITLPENFNFLNENNGFVISASINGDLNVTDPSGHSVYSGKFPTAIVAASLDQNQLAAISASNHIYLIDINTATTLMEYSSSDIAAVDSRVVAPYFMSSLIVYPALDGKIYIVQKETGRILRDVVVSSENFFNNIIFLGVEGDNLIAATAKKLIVINPSQTVYYDGEIKDVLVHNDEIYIFKKDGTIIRTDLMLKEQNKVNFKFAIFSAATIINNKLYVIEKTGYVIKTNLDLSGAEIYEFSDEIKDKSFMGNGAFYYDNEYVNLGQ
- a CDS encoding type III pantothenate kinase; the encoded protein is MILCDIGNTNASFLQNGKITHIKVSEFKNYKPDEKVYFICVNEEILHMVDKDEMFVNLESYFEIDTIYQGLGVDRKAGCYMINDGVIVDAGSAITVDIMANSLHLGGYILPGIATMLNAYKSISSRLDVTLNSQIDIDALPQKTSDAVSYGIIKPIITLISKLAGSKKVYFTGGDGDFLSKFFKNAICDKMLIFRAMQKIIDEKKEILK